The Pontibacter pudoricolor genome contains a region encoding:
- a CDS encoding YncE family protein: MIRLKYLATAFLLCCATIAAQAQGEQNNWYFGKSAGISFNGDSAVAVTNGRLITEEGSATISDKNGNLLFYTNGITVWNRNHKVMPNGNGLLGGNSSTQSALIVPKPGSETIYYIFTTDIQAQSDGLRYSIVDMSKDGGNGDLVFKNTFMIAPTTEKLTAVRHSNGKDWWVIAHRWNSNAYLSYLVSENGVETMPVMSNAGTVHGGSNRKAIGYLKPSPDGTKLAAALWNDNSNFELMKFDRSTGKVSDPILFKGFSEAYGIAFSPDGSKLYGTTNNKGTGKGQIVQFDLRAGGPEEIIKSATIVATSGSPTIGALQLGPDGRIYAARKDNLHLGVIFNPNAKGKAVQYKDNGFKLAGRKSDLGLPNFVQDVKR; the protein is encoded by the coding sequence ATGATCAGATTAAAATACCTGGCAACAGCTTTTTTACTTTGCTGCGCAACTATAGCTGCACAGGCACAAGGCGAACAAAACAACTGGTACTTTGGCAAAAGTGCCGGCATCTCGTTTAATGGCGACTCGGCTGTAGCAGTAACCAACGGCAGACTGATAACAGAAGAAGGCAGCGCCACTATTTCTGACAAAAACGGCAACCTGCTTTTTTATACCAACGGCATTACGGTCTGGAACCGCAATCACAAAGTAATGCCTAACGGCAACGGTTTGCTGGGCGGAAATTCATCCACACAGTCGGCGCTTATAGTTCCTAAACCGGGCTCCGAAACTATCTATTACATTTTTACCACCGATATTCAGGCACAGTCTGATGGCTTGCGCTATAGTATAGTGGATATGAGCAAGGATGGAGGCAACGGTGATCTTGTGTTTAAAAATACGTTTATGATCGCGCCAACCACCGAGAAACTGACCGCTGTTCGCCACAGCAACGGCAAAGACTGGTGGGTTATAGCGCACCGCTGGAACAGCAATGCCTATTTGTCTTACCTGGTTTCAGAAAACGGAGTAGAAACCATGCCTGTTATGAGCAATGCGGGCACGGTGCATGGTGGCTCGAACCGCAAAGCTATCGGATATCTGAAGCCATCTCCGGATGGCACGAAACTGGCAGCAGCCCTCTGGAACGACAACAGTAACTTTGAGCTCATGAAATTTGACCGCAGCACCGGTAAAGTATCTGACCCTATTCTGTTTAAAGGTTTCTCGGAAGCGTACGGCATTGCTTTTTCCCCGGATGGCAGCAAACTATACGGCACCACCAACAACAAAGGAACCGGCAAAGGCCAGATCGTGCAGTTTGACCTGAGAGCCGGCGGCCCGGAAGAGATCATTAAATCGGCAACTATAGTTGCAACATCCGGCAGTCCAACTATAGGCGCACTGCAGCTTGGCCCCGATGGCAGGATTTACGCAGCCCGCAAAGACAACCTGCACCTGGGCGTGATCTTTAACCCGAATGCAAAAGGCAAAGCCGTACAATACAAAGACAATGGTTTTAAACTGGCAGGCAGGAAAAGTGACCTCGGGTTACCAAACTTTGTGCAGGATGTAAAAAGATAA
- the scpA gene encoding methylmalonyl-CoA mutase, with product MKPDFSKIDIRTLAAAENGHEAPADAKVWKTPEQIKVKTFYTSEDAAHFEHTDFAAGLPPYLRGPYSTMYVQKPWTIRQYAGFSTAEESNAFYRRNLAGGQKGLSVAFDLATHRGYDSDHPRVVGDVGKAGVAIDSVEDMKILFDQIPLNEMSVSMTMNGAVLPIMAFYIVAAEEQGVKPEQLSGTIQNDILKEFMVRNTYIYPPEPSMKIIADIFAYSSKKMPRFNSISISGYHMQEAGATADIELAYTLADGLEYVRTGLQAGMDIDDFAPRLSFFWAIGMNHFMEIAKMRAARMLWAKIIKQFNPKNPKSLALRTHCQTSGWSLTEQDPFNNVTRTCVEALAAALGGTQSLHTNALDEAIALPTDFSARIARNTQIYLQQETNITKVVDPWGGSYYVEALTHELAQKAWALIEEVEELGGMAKAIETGLPKMRIEEAAARKQARIDSGKDIIVGVNKYKPNQIQEIDILDIDNTAVRESQLRRLASVKEKRDAAAVANALKALTNAAETGEGNLLDLAVEAARHRATLGEISDALEKVYGRHKAVIRAISGVYSAEITDDENFERAKNLADQFEELEGRRPRIMVAKMGQDGHDRGSKVIATSFADLGFDVDIGPLFQTPAEVAMQAAENDVHVVGVSSLAAGHKTLVPQLIEELHKLDRSDIMVIVGGVIPAQDYDYLFKAGAAGVFGPGTIISVAAQNILEKLISEV from the coding sequence ATGAAGCCTGACTTTTCGAAAATAGATATACGAACTTTAGCTGCGGCAGAGAACGGGCACGAAGCACCTGCTGATGCTAAAGTCTGGAAAACACCGGAGCAGATAAAGGTAAAAACCTTTTATACGTCGGAAGATGCCGCACACTTTGAGCACACCGATTTTGCTGCCGGCCTGCCACCGTATTTGCGCGGCCCATATAGCACCATGTATGTGCAAAAGCCCTGGACCATTCGCCAGTATGCCGGTTTCTCGACCGCTGAGGAAAGTAATGCTTTTTATCGTCGCAACCTGGCAGGCGGGCAAAAAGGACTTTCGGTAGCGTTTGACCTGGCTACGCACCGTGGCTACGACTCCGATCACCCGCGCGTGGTAGGTGATGTGGGTAAGGCCGGTGTGGCTATCGATTCGGTGGAAGACATGAAGATCCTTTTCGATCAGATCCCGCTGAACGAAATGTCGGTTTCGATGACGATGAACGGTGCGGTGTTACCGATCATGGCGTTTTATATTGTGGCTGCCGAAGAACAGGGCGTAAAGCCGGAACAACTGAGCGGAACGATCCAGAACGACATTCTGAAGGAGTTTATGGTGCGCAATACCTACATCTACCCGCCGGAGCCAAGCATGAAGATCATTGCCGACATCTTTGCCTATAGTTCTAAAAAGATGCCGCGCTTCAACTCTATTTCCATTTCAGGTTACCACATGCAGGAAGCCGGCGCCACCGCCGATATAGAGCTGGCTTATACCCTGGCGGATGGTCTGGAATATGTGCGCACCGGCTTGCAGGCAGGCATGGACATTGATGATTTCGCACCACGTCTGTCGTTCTTCTGGGCCATCGGCATGAACCACTTTATGGAAATCGCCAAGATGCGCGCGGCCCGTATGCTGTGGGCAAAAATCATCAAGCAATTCAACCCGAAGAATCCAAAATCCTTAGCCTTAAGAACGCATTGCCAGACATCTGGCTGGAGCTTAACCGAGCAGGATCCGTTCAATAACGTAACACGCACCTGCGTAGAAGCCTTGGCGGCTGCTCTTGGCGGTACACAAAGCTTGCACACTAACGCCCTGGACGAAGCCATTGCCCTGCCAACAGACTTCTCGGCACGTATAGCCCGTAACACACAGATCTACCTGCAACAGGAAACTAACATTACCAAAGTAGTTGACCCGTGGGGTGGCTCCTATTACGTGGAAGCCCTGACGCACGAGCTGGCACAAAAAGCCTGGGCACTGATTGAAGAAGTAGAAGAACTGGGTGGCATGGCAAAAGCGATTGAGACCGGTTTGCCGAAAATGCGCATCGAAGAAGCCGCTGCCCGCAAACAAGCCCGCATCGACTCCGGCAAAGACATTATAGTTGGTGTAAACAAGTATAAACCGAACCAGATACAGGAAATCGACATCCTGGATATTGATAACACAGCTGTGCGTGAATCGCAGCTGCGCCGATTGGCAAGCGTAAAAGAAAAACGCGATGCAGCCGCTGTTGCCAATGCCTTAAAAGCCTTAACCAATGCCGCTGAGACCGGGGAAGGCAACTTACTGGACCTGGCGGTAGAAGCAGCTCGCCACCGCGCTACATTAGGCGAGATTTCCGACGCACTGGAAAAGGTGTACGGCAGACATAAAGCAGTAATCAGAGCTATATCAGGAGTGTACTCAGCAGAAATAACCGACGACGAAAACTTTGAACGCGCTAAAAACTTAGCTGATCAGTTTGAAGAACTGGAAGGCCGCCGACCACGCATTATGGTGGCTAAAATGGGCCAGGACGGACACGACCGCGGCTCCAAAGTAATTGCCACCTCCTTCGCCGACCTTGGCTTTGACGTGGACATAGGGCCACTGTTCCAGACACCAGCCGAAGTAGCCATGCAAGCCGCAGAGAACGACGTGCACGTGGTGGGTGTGTCTTCATTGGCAGCCGGCCACAAAACACTGGTTCCCCAGTTAATAGAAGAACTCCACAAACTCGACCGCAGTGATATTATGGTTATAGTTGGTGGCGTTATTCCGGCACAGGATTATGATTACCTCTTTAAAGCCGGCGCAGCCGGTGTGTTTGGCCCGGGAACTATCATCTCGGTAGCAGCACAGAATATTCTGGAGAAGCTGATCTCTGAAGTTTAG
- a CDS encoding DUF5723 family protein — MKKVLLAAATLLAGQVTALAQSESSSYSVVSRGGVQNTFVHDYQAIGINPANLGRSTSLVSFTVAEFGAFYSSQAFTRKTLKSAMKLASDTSIGMEERMELARAFTSDNVLNLGADVNTLAISVSVPKIGGFAVSNRQRMLGHAGFNKNFSELLFLGQDASMFSEVKPDETLFVSDIFDGSEIKMSWVNEWNFAYGRKIMELPLVNIYGGFGYKYMQGLGLYEFSAKDGKVKAYNAFSPILDANYDDYLDDPKFNYDSADGLLNPVGRGHGVDLGLSAEIIKIVKVSASVTDLGNIKWTENLLEGQDKGFTLEQMAEDGANNNDFWKDAGKMARAIVDSALVFTPVSEMKVNLPTRFRFGAGVKIGQRVEVGVDYVAPLNKAPGNIASDFVGLGIDFSPIPVFRLSSGVSSGAGDKLNIPFGFAITSPVYEFGIGMRDVTAPFTKNNPGASFAMGFLRFKIGKPQII; from the coding sequence ATGAAAAAGGTACTTTTGGCTGCCGCAACCTTGCTGGCAGGGCAGGTTACCGCGCTTGCGCAGTCTGAGAGCAGCAGTTACTCGGTGGTGAGCCGTGGCGGTGTGCAGAACACATTTGTGCACGACTACCAGGCAATCGGTATAAACCCGGCTAACCTTGGCCGCAGCACATCGCTGGTTTCGTTTACAGTGGCCGAATTTGGGGCGTTCTATAGTTCGCAGGCGTTTACCCGCAAAACCCTGAAAAGCGCTATGAAGCTTGCTTCTGATACTTCTATCGGCATGGAAGAACGTATGGAGCTTGCGCGCGCCTTTACCAGCGACAATGTGCTTAACCTGGGTGCGGATGTAAATACCCTGGCTATTTCGGTGAGTGTGCCTAAAATTGGTGGTTTTGCAGTCAGCAACAGGCAGCGTATGCTGGGCCACGCCGGCTTTAACAAAAACTTTTCGGAGCTGCTCTTCCTAGGCCAGGATGCATCCATGTTTAGCGAAGTAAAGCCTGATGAAACACTTTTCGTTTCCGATATCTTTGATGGTTCTGAAATTAAGATGTCGTGGGTAAATGAGTGGAACTTTGCCTATGGCCGCAAGATCATGGAACTCCCTTTAGTCAACATCTACGGTGGTTTCGGGTACAAATACATGCAGGGCCTGGGTTTGTATGAGTTCAGTGCAAAAGATGGTAAAGTAAAAGCTTACAATGCCTTCTCGCCAATACTGGATGCCAACTACGACGATTACCTGGATGATCCGAAGTTTAATTACGACAGCGCCGACGGTTTACTGAACCCGGTTGGCCGCGGTCACGGTGTGGACCTGGGCCTGTCTGCCGAGATCATCAAAATTGTGAAAGTAAGCGCTTCTGTAACCGACCTTGGTAACATTAAGTGGACGGAGAACCTGCTGGAAGGACAGGACAAAGGCTTTACGCTGGAGCAAATGGCAGAAGACGGTGCAAATAATAATGATTTCTGGAAAGATGCCGGCAAAATGGCACGGGCTATAGTTGACAGTGCCCTGGTGTTTACCCCGGTAAGCGAAATGAAAGTAAACCTGCCAACCCGTTTCCGTTTTGGTGCAGGCGTTAAAATAGGGCAGCGTGTAGAAGTTGGTGTAGATTACGTAGCGCCGCTAAACAAAGCACCAGGCAACATCGCTTCAGACTTCGTGGGCTTAGGTATCGACTTTTCTCCAATCCCGGTATTCCGTTTAAGCTCTGGTGTGTCGTCTGGCGCCGGCGATAAACTGAACATACCGTTTGGCTTTGCGATCACATCTCCGGTTTACGAGTTTGGTATTGGTATGCGCGACGTTACAGCTCCGTTTACTAAAAATAACCCGGGAGCATCGTTTGCGATGGGCTTCCTGAGATTCAAGATCGGGAAACCACAGATCATCTAA
- a CDS encoding methylmalonyl-CoA mutase family protein, with amino-acid sequence MTDENKHTQKLFSEFTTASAAAWEERARKDLRDTPLEQLTWHTYEGLDIKPYYTKEDIEQLAATQQKPGDYPYLRGTKTDANTWLNIQEIKVEDNGRTAIDKAADAIARGADGVHFILAQPDHFDIVYLLGKADLNTCCISYTLQNKPEQFLNRLQSKLSANQVTSQRLKGFVKYDPMTAKGELTREENRAILEVLNLTEDSPEFYGITISGTNFSSIGASAVQEIAYTLSAAVAYVHRLTNAGQSTAVVLQNMQFHMAAGTNYFFEIAKLRALRLLWAAIVKAYNADPQLASRLRIHSSTSSWYQTTLDPYVNMLRVTTEAMSAVLAGADSLTVSPFDSTFKASDEFSERIARNVSIILKEEAYLDKAIDPAAGSYYLESLTDQLAGQAWALFNEVEAKGGFEEAYENGFILGSITEVSRRKFRDIAKGRMVLVGTNKYPNPKEKIDFDPEELIQSEAFDTTRAAYPTEVMRMATELHLRKRQRRPKAIVAIIGDSEKRHVNATFAQELFSCAGFETQLQHYSSVEEASDKLQSTPAEVLVVASSESAYVREFGPRIRNHHAKPTLILADDPQHMKDEMVANGYDEFIFEDCDMKSILDLVHKKLHGINGQ; translated from the coding sequence ATGACGGACGAGAACAAACACACTCAGAAGCTATTCTCGGAATTTACAACTGCTTCGGCAGCCGCCTGGGAAGAGCGCGCCCGTAAAGATCTGCGCGATACGCCACTGGAGCAGCTCACCTGGCACACCTACGAAGGCCTCGACATTAAGCCCTACTATACCAAAGAAGATATAGAGCAACTGGCTGCCACACAGCAGAAACCGGGCGATTATCCTTATCTGCGCGGCACAAAAACAGATGCAAATACCTGGCTTAACATTCAGGAAATTAAAGTAGAAGACAATGGCAGAACGGCTATAGATAAAGCAGCTGATGCCATTGCACGCGGTGCCGACGGTGTTCATTTTATTCTTGCACAGCCTGACCACTTCGATATAGTTTACCTCCTGGGCAAAGCGGACCTGAACACATGCTGCATCAGCTATACTTTACAAAACAAACCTGAACAGTTCCTGAACCGCCTGCAAAGCAAACTGAGCGCCAACCAGGTTACAAGCCAGCGCCTGAAAGGATTTGTGAAGTATGACCCCATGACAGCCAAGGGCGAGCTGACAAGAGAAGAAAACAGAGCCATTTTAGAAGTACTGAACCTGACTGAAGATAGCCCTGAATTTTACGGCATCACCATCAGCGGCACTAATTTCAGCAGTATCGGCGCATCTGCCGTTCAGGAAATTGCCTATACGCTGAGCGCTGCCGTAGCCTATGTGCACCGCTTAACAAACGCCGGGCAATCAACAGCAGTCGTTTTGCAGAATATGCAGTTTCATATGGCTGCGGGCACCAATTATTTTTTCGAGATAGCCAAACTTCGTGCCTTGCGCCTGCTCTGGGCAGCTATAGTTAAAGCTTACAACGCAGATCCTCAACTGGCATCCAGGTTGCGCATTCATAGCAGCACCTCAAGCTGGTACCAGACAACCCTGGACCCGTACGTGAACATGCTGCGCGTAACCACCGAAGCCATGTCTGCAGTACTTGCCGGTGCCGATTCGCTTACAGTATCGCCTTTCGACAGCACTTTTAAAGCGTCTGACGAGTTCTCGGAGCGAATAGCCCGCAACGTTTCGATCATATTAAAGGAAGAAGCCTACTTAGATAAAGCCATTGACCCTGCCGCCGGATCTTATTATTTAGAGTCGCTTACAGACCAGTTAGCAGGCCAGGCCTGGGCGCTGTTTAATGAAGTGGAAGCGAAAGGTGGTTTTGAAGAAGCTTATGAGAATGGCTTTATACTTGGCTCCATTACAGAAGTAAGCCGCCGCAAATTCCGTGATATTGCCAAGGGCCGCATGGTACTGGTTGGTACAAACAAATACCCGAATCCGAAAGAGAAAATAGATTTTGACCCGGAAGAACTGATCCAGAGCGAAGCATTTGATACCACACGCGCCGCTTACCCAACCGAAGTAATGCGCATGGCTACCGAACTGCATTTGCGGAAGCGTCAGCGTCGTCCTAAAGCTATAGTTGCCATTATCGGCGATAGCGAGAAACGCCATGTAAATGCCACTTTCGCCCAGGAGCTTTTCAGCTGCGCCGGTTTCGAGACGCAGCTACAGCACTACAGCTCCGTAGAAGAAGCCTCTGACAAATTACAAAGTACGCCTGCCGAAGTATTGGTAGTAGCCTCATCAGAATCGGCTTATGTACGCGAGTTTGGCCCTCGCATTCGTAACCACCATGCCAAACCAACTTTAATTCTGGCCGATGACCCGCAGCATATGAAAGATGAAATGGTTGCGAACGGTTACGACGAGTTTATTTTTGAAGACTGCGACATGAAGAGCATTCTGGACCTGGTTCATAAAAAACTACATGGCATCAATGGCCAGTAA
- a CDS encoding metal-dependent hydrolase, producing the protein MASAFAHALAAATIGKIYPGNYTTPKFWLLGVACTIVPDADVVMFKFGVPYEHLFGHRGFSHSLVFAALLGVIVTTLFYRSVKLISKQGLLFILFFTLCTASHSLLDALTNGGLGVAVFAPFDNTRYFLPWRPIQVSPIGVGNFFSEWGWRVIKSELVWVGLPAMATIVVTSIIKLVTGKRQNHC; encoded by the coding sequence ATGGCATCAGCTTTCGCACATGCTTTGGCAGCAGCAACTATAGGCAAGATCTATCCTGGCAACTATACAACTCCTAAATTCTGGTTACTGGGGGTAGCCTGTACTATAGTTCCGGATGCAGATGTGGTGATGTTTAAATTTGGTGTGCCATATGAGCACCTATTCGGGCACAGAGGCTTCTCACACTCACTGGTTTTTGCTGCTCTGCTCGGAGTTATAGTTACAACGCTTTTCTACAGAAGTGTAAAACTCATCTCTAAGCAAGGGCTGCTGTTTATTCTGTTCTTTACGCTGTGCACTGCTTCGCATAGTTTACTGGATGCCTTAACAAATGGTGGATTAGGCGTAGCTGTATTTGCCCCATTTGACAATACACGTTATTTTCTGCCCTGGCGCCCGATACAGGTCTCCCCTATTGGTGTTGGCAACTTTTTTAGCGAGTGGGGCTGGCGCGTAATAAAAAGCGAACTGGTTTGGGTAGGCTTACCTGCCATGGCAACTATAGTAGTTACTTCTATTATAAAGCTGGTAACAGGCAAGCGACAAAACCACTGTTAA
- a CDS encoding GNAT family N-acetyltransferase, with amino-acid sequence MQLSDITIRTTLKPGDIGFVTYRHGTLYQHECNYGIEFESYVAQGFHEFYSQYDPNLDRVWVAEHQGKIVGFLLLTHRPDNASQLRFFLIEPEYRGVGLGKKLMDLFMAFHKEKGYTSSYLWTTHEQEPAIALYKRYGFRLTEEKPSIAFGKPLIEQRYDLAS; translated from the coding sequence ATGCAACTTAGTGATATTACGATCAGAACAACCTTAAAGCCCGGCGACATCGGGTTTGTGACTTACCGCCATGGCACCCTGTATCAGCACGAGTGTAACTATGGTATTGAGTTTGAAAGCTATGTGGCGCAGGGGTTTCATGAGTTTTACAGCCAGTATGACCCGAACCTGGACAGGGTGTGGGTGGCAGAACATCAGGGCAAAATAGTAGGTTTTCTGCTCCTCACGCACCGCCCGGACAATGCATCCCAGTTAAGGTTCTTTCTGATAGAGCCGGAGTACCGGGGTGTAGGGTTGGGTAAAAAGCTGATGGATTTGTTCATGGCGTTCCACAAAGAGAAGGGCTATACTTCCTCTTATCTCTGGACTACGCACGAACAGGAACCGGCCATCGCTTTGTACAAACGCTATGGGTTTAGGTTAACGGAAGAAAAACCATCCATAGCCTTTGGCAAACCTTTGATTGAACAGCGTTATGACCTTGCTTCTTAA
- the treF gene encoding alpha,alpha-trehalase TreF, whose translation MKQTGYILKLYLLLVLPFSLTLQPAQAQQLYYPAQDLGKLFEQVQVQRVFPDSKTFPDCVPLSDPKHILQAYEQQKQQPGFELKAFVLQHFRLPQQPDTSFTTNELHTIVEHIERLWTELTRQPGDNSGSLIVLPHAYVVPGGRFREIYYWDSFFTMLGLQASGRTELIQSMVDNFTHLIQTIGHIPNGNRTYYLSRSQPPFYALMLRVLAQQKGRNVLLNYSSALTKEYAFWMDGAENLTIANPAHRRVVLMPDGSILNRYWDDNPQPRPESYLEDVELAKNSGRVPEEIYRDIRAAAESGWDFSTRWFADGKDLSTIQTTSIIPVDLNALLYHMELTLQEMAVLSGNKAEARKYEKLAKARRDAVLKYNWNAEHDFFYDYNYRTKATTNIPSLAAVYPLYFNMVKRKQAKAVAQKIKADFISPGGAVTTLNQSGQQWDAPNGWAPLQWMTIQALRNYGFTDEAATIATNWVQLNTDVYQTTGKLMEKYNVENLDLPAGGGEYPNQDGFGWTNGVLLKLISLYPELQKITEAEPELQH comes from the coding sequence ATGAAGCAAACCGGTTATATCCTGAAACTATACCTTTTACTGGTTTTGCCTTTTAGCCTCACCCTGCAGCCTGCTCAGGCGCAGCAACTATACTACCCTGCACAAGACCTGGGTAAGTTGTTTGAGCAGGTGCAAGTGCAACGCGTTTTCCCCGATTCCAAGACCTTCCCGGATTGTGTCCCGCTGTCCGATCCCAAGCATATCTTACAGGCTTACGAACAGCAAAAGCAGCAACCCGGCTTTGAATTAAAGGCATTTGTTCTACAGCATTTCAGGTTGCCACAGCAGCCCGATACCAGCTTTACAACCAACGAGTTGCATACTATAGTTGAACACATAGAGCGCCTCTGGACGGAACTTACCCGGCAACCCGGTGACAATAGCGGCTCGCTTATAGTTCTGCCACATGCCTATGTTGTGCCCGGAGGCCGTTTTAGAGAAATCTATTACTGGGATAGCTTCTTTACCATGCTGGGCCTGCAGGCAAGCGGAAGAACGGAGCTGATCCAGAGCATGGTCGATAACTTTACGCACCTTATTCAAACGATAGGCCACATACCGAACGGCAACCGGACCTATTACCTCAGCCGCTCGCAACCACCATTTTATGCCCTTATGCTACGCGTTCTGGCACAGCAAAAAGGCCGCAATGTGTTGCTAAACTATAGTTCTGCTCTGACAAAGGAATATGCCTTCTGGATGGATGGCGCCGAAAACCTTACTATTGCCAACCCTGCGCATCGCCGGGTGGTTTTAATGCCCGATGGTAGCATCCTCAACCGCTACTGGGACGACAATCCGCAACCTCGCCCCGAATCTTACCTGGAGGATGTGGAACTGGCCAAAAACTCCGGCAGAGTACCTGAAGAAATTTACCGCGACATAAGAGCCGCCGCCGAATCTGGCTGGGATTTTAGTACGCGCTGGTTTGCTGATGGAAAGGATCTCAGCACGATACAAACCACCAGCATTATACCTGTAGACCTGAACGCGCTGCTTTACCACATGGAGCTAACCTTACAGGAAATGGCCGTTCTGTCCGGTAACAAAGCAGAAGCACGCAAATACGAAAAACTGGCAAAAGCCCGACGCGATGCGGTTTTGAAATACAACTGGAACGCTGAACACGATTTCTTTTACGACTATAACTATAGAACCAAGGCTACGACCAACATTCCTTCGCTGGCTGCAGTTTACCCGCTCTATTTTAACATGGTAAAGCGCAAACAGGCTAAAGCTGTGGCGCAAAAGATCAAAGCTGATTTTATAAGCCCGGGCGGAGCGGTAACTACGTTAAACCAGAGCGGACAGCAATGGGACGCACCAAACGGCTGGGCACCACTGCAATGGATGACGATACAGGCGCTCCGCAACTATGGCTTTACCGACGAAGCAGCAACTATAGCTACCAACTGGGTGCAGCTCAACACCGACGTGTACCAGACAACCGGAAAGCTGATGGAGAAATATAACGTCGAAAACCTGGACTTGCCGGCTGGTGGCGGAGAGTACCCCAACCAGGATGGTTTTGGCTGGACCAACGGCGTATTGCTCAAGCTGATCTCCTTATATCCTGAACTGCAGAAAATTACAGAAGCCGAACCCGAACTCCAGCACTAA
- a CDS encoding YybH family protein: MASMASNLKLLYLTLLLMATTTIVSSFTMPKGDAVQEVKKALEGQISAWNKGDLETAMTFYWNSPEMLWISKGGTEKGYQQVYDMFLQDFADRSKMGVYSYEPLHIEQVSKEAVYFVFRWKIELDGKRLMGGVSSQVWKNISDRWVVTSEHAS; the protein is encoded by the coding sequence ATGGCATCAATGGCCAGTAACCTGAAACTACTTTACCTAACACTGCTGCTGATGGCTACCACAACTATAGTTTCGTCGTTTACCATGCCTAAAGGCGATGCCGTACAGGAAGTAAAAAAAGCGTTGGAAGGACAGATTTCCGCGTGGAACAAAGGCGACCTGGAAACAGCGATGACCTTTTACTGGAACTCCCCGGAGATGCTCTGGATAAGTAAAGGCGGCACCGAAAAAGGCTACCAGCAGGTGTACGACATGTTTCTGCAGGACTTTGCTGACCGCAGCAAAATGGGCGTTTATAGTTACGAGCCGCTACATATAGAGCAGGTATCCAAAGAGGCCGTTTACTTTGTTTTCCGTTGGAAGATTGAGCTGGATGGTAAGCGCCTGATGGGTGGTGTATCATCGCAGGTCTGGAAAAACATCAGTGACCGCTGGGTTGTTACTTCAGAGCACGCGAGTTAA
- a CDS encoding YkvA family protein, which yields MLRKWKDIVRKLKEDIYTLYLASRDPRIPFLAKVVLVLTVAYAFSPIDLIPDFIPVLGYVDDLVLLPMGIWLTIKLMPAAVLDEYRQKARQMLQQPRQVNYTMAAVIVIIWLLIGYWAYQAFVSRIK from the coding sequence ATGCTCCGTAAATGGAAAGATATAGTTCGTAAGCTGAAAGAAGACATTTATACCCTGTACCTGGCTTCGCGGGACCCACGTATTCCGTTCCTGGCGAAAGTTGTGCTGGTACTTACAGTTGCCTACGCTTTCAGTCCCATCGACCTTATTCCCGATTTTATTCCTGTGCTGGGTTATGTAGATGATCTGGTTTTGCTGCCAATGGGTATCTGGCTAACTATAAAACTAATGCCCGCAGCTGTGCTGGACGAGTACCGGCAAAAAGCACGGCAAATGCTGCAGCAACCCCGCCAGGTAAACTATACCATGGCTGCTGTTATCGTAATTATATGGTTGCTGATCGGCTACTGGGCATACCAAGCCTTTGTTTCACGTATTAAATAA